Proteins encoded in a region of the Sugiyamaella lignohabitans strain CBS 10342 chromosome B, complete sequence genome:
- the UTR2 gene encoding Utr2p (Chitin transglycosylase; functions in the transfer of chitin to beta(1-6) and beta(1-3) glucans in the cell wall; similar to and functionally redundant with Crh1; glycosylphosphatidylinositol (GPI)-anchored protein localized to bud neck; GO_component: GO:0031225 - anchored component of membrane [Evidence IEA]; GO_component: GO:0005618 - cell wall [Evidence IEA,IEA,IEA]; GO_component: GO:0000144 - cellular bud neck septin ring [Evidence IDA] [PMID 12045225]; GO_component: GO:0005576 - extracellular region [Evidence IEA]; GO_component: GO:0009277 - fungal-type cell wall [Evidence IDA] [PMID 10383953]; GO_component: GO:0009277 - fungal-type cell wall [Evidence IDA] [PMID 15781460]; GO_component: GO:0016020 - membrane [Evidence IEA,IEA]; GO_function: GO:0016787 - hydrolase activity [Evidence IEA]; GO_function: GO:0016798 - hydrolase activity, acting on glycosyl bonds [Evidence IEA]; GO_function: GO:0004553 - hydrolase activity, hydrolyzing O-glycosyl compounds [Evidence IEA]; GO_function: GO:0016757 - transferase activity, transferring glycosyl groups [Evidence IGI,IMP] [PMID 18694928]; GO_function: GO:0016757 - transferase activity, transferring glycosyl groups [Evidence IDA] [PMID 23919454]; GO_process: GO:0005975 - carbohydrate metabolic process [Evidence IEA]; GO_process: GO:0006037 - cell wall chitin metabolic process [Evidence IGI,IMP] [PMID 18694928]; GO_process: GO:0071555 - cell wall organization [Evidence IEA]; GO_process: GO:0031505 - fungal-type cell wall organization [Evidence IGI,IMP] [PMID 18694928]): MRLLPLVSLAALVGRVLCDSAPSCGNGKNCPEDSPCCSQYGECGTGLYCLGACDVAHSFNSSACVPLPVCNSKEYQFTSSDMIADQTKYLGDNSKYGWTTNGQVLDYGGNVLLTMANQSYGTVISSTSAVWYGKVSATLKTSHGDGVVSAFIIMSPSKDEIDYEFVGSNVGQAQTNFYYEGILNYTNGASISLSSTNESFHTYEFDWSEDRIQWLIDGQVARTLNKADTYNSTTGQYMYPQTPGIVQLSLWPGGSELNGQGTVDWAGGPIDWNMPEFSDPGYLFVTLKDISVECYDPPSGATVSGNSSYVFTSNSNLTESSVQITDDKHILGSFAAVGYDLDKGKDDKNLQTVSAVTVSQLGGNDGDRSASGSVPVASQVKQTSTSDSSTKSLVNVSNVASSTSSSKAKASTTGASSDPSDTAAAASTAGTTTTGSVASSGTTATSDSLSKMEYLSTVMISLIGIFTAGYAFC; this comes from the coding sequence ATGAGACTACTCCCTTTGGTGTCATTAGCTGCTTTAGTGGGAAGGGTGCTGTGTGATTCGGCACCATCTTGTGGAAATGGAAAGAATTGCCCCGAAGATTCCCCATGTTGTTCTCAATATGGCGAATGTGGTACTGGTTTGTACTGCCTTGGTGCCTGTGATGTTGCTCACTCATTCAACTCTTCCGCGTGTGTTCCTTTACCGGTATGTAATTCCAAAGAATATCAATTCACCAGTTCCGATATGATCGCTGATCAGACGAAATATCTGGGTGATAACTCGAAATATGGTTGGACTACCAATGGCCAAGTTCTTGACTACGGTGGTAATGTCTTACTCACCATGGCTAATCAATCTTACGGCACTGTAATCTCATCGACCTCTGCTGTTTGGTATGGTAAGGTATCGGCAACACTGAAGACTTCACATGGCGATGGTGTTGTATCGGCTTTTATTATCATGTCGCCCAGTAAGGATGAAATTGATTACGAGTTTGTTGGCTCTAATGTTGGACAAGCTCAAACCAACTTCTACTACGAAGGTATACTAAATTACACAAATGGCGCTTCCATATCATTATCGTCTACTAATGAGAGCTTCCATACCTACGAATTTGATTGGTCAGAAGATAGAATCCAGTGGCTGATCGATGGTCAAGTGGCCCGAACTCTCAACAAAGCAGACACTTATAACTCGACAACTGGCCAATATATGTACCCCCAAACTCCAGGGATTGTCCAATTGTCCCTTTGGCCTGGCGGTTCAGAGCTAAACGGTCAAGGAACAGTAGATTGGGCAGGCGGTCCTATCGATTGGAATATGCCGGAGTTCAGTGATCCCGGGTATTTGTTTGTCACTTTGAAAGATATTTCGGTTGAGTGTTACGATCCACCATCTGGTGCTACCGTTAGTGGCAACTCTTCATATGTTTTTACTTCTAACAGTAATCTCACGGAAAGTTCAGTTCAAATCACGGATGATAAACATATATTAGGTTCATTTGCAGCGGTTGGCTATGATTTGGACAAGGGTAAAGATGACAAAAATCTTCAAACAGTTTCTGCCGTCACGGTTAGTCAACTCGGAGGTAATGATGGCGATAGGAGTGCTTCAGGTTCTGTGCCCGTTGCCTCCCAAGTTAAACAAACCAGCACATCGGATTCCTCCACTAAGAGTTTGGTAAATGTAAGCAATGTAGCTAGTTCTACTAGTAGCTCAAAAGCGAAGGCATCAACGACAGGTGCTAGCAGCGACCCGTCAGATACAGCAGCCGCGGCTTCTACTGCTGGTACGACCACAACTGGATCTGTGGCGTCTTCAGGAACTACTGCAACTAGTGACTCATTGAGCAAGATGGAATACCTATCTACAGTTATGATTTCACTGATCGGCATCTTCACCGCCGGTTATGCCTTTTGTTAA